A window from Danio aesculapii chromosome 6, fDanAes4.1, whole genome shotgun sequence encodes these proteins:
- the myl9b gene encoding myosin regulatory light polypeptide 9b, which produces MSSKRAKGKTTKKRPQRATSNVFAMFDQSQIQEFKEAFNMIDQNRDGFIDKEDLHDMLASLGKNPSDDYLEGMMSEAPGPINFTMFLTMFGERLNGTDPEDVIRNAFACFDEEGSGFIHEDHLRELLTTMGDRFTDEDVDELFREAPIDKKGNFNYGEFTRILKHGAKDKDDM; this is translated from the exons ATGTCCAGCAAAAGAGCGAAGGGGAAAACCACCAAGAAACGGCCTCAGAGAGCCACGTCAAATGTGTTCGCCATGTTTGACCAGTCGCAGATCCAGGAGTTTAAAGAGGCGTTCAATATGATCGACCAGAACCGAGACGGCTTCATTGATAAAGAGGATCTGCACGACATGCTGGCGTCTCTGG gtAAGAACCCGTCTGATGATTATCTGGAGGGAATGATGAGTGAAGCTCCGGGTCCCATCAACTTCACCATGTTTCTCACCATGTTTGGAGAGCGGCTGAATGGGACCGACCCGGAGGACGTCATCAGAAACGCCTTCGCCTGCTTCGATGAGGAGGGATctg GTTTCATCCATGAAGACCACCTTCGGGAGCTGCTGACCACCATGGGCGACCGCTTCACAGATGAAGATGTGGACGAGCTCTTTAGAGAGGCTCCCATTGACAAGAAGGGCAACTTTAACTACGGCGAGTTCACTCGAATCCTCAAACACGGAGCCAAAGACAAAGACGACATGTAG
- the LOC130230013 gene encoding homeobox protein TGIF2, producing the protein MKPNKRVFEEDHHGDTEFSAMSDSDPCEDSDGFPLNLSTSGRRSGSSAKRRRRGNLPKESVQVLRDWLYEHRFNAYPSEQEKLSLSGQTHLSVSQICNWFINARRRLLPDLLRKDGKDPTQFTMSRRTSKPDRSASPECHTSLPRPSVICPAPTLDLRLLGNTATAILAGAGCLPSSGSQDGGVQALMQLDTRGLLRREGLTRYRREDHHFTSIPLSNTSLSSLSPIGVLLNTPPPTPPELCPQDFSDLKLLVDAALQRAEQENRQQKEQTTKPKENSGELVLNDDRSILTPSRDESESTTVENAVLPVSIPVMSHSFSGLPVDLSTDNIIGKNLPESAGFSSSGMWSVRGSGPGSSAVSHTWVSQYVRNTVTEAVN; encoded by the exons ATGAAGCCCAACAAAAGAG TGTTTGAGGAGGATCATCACGGAGACACAGAGTTTTCTGCCATGTCTGACAGTGACCCATGTGAAGACAGTGACGGTTTCCCGCTCAATCTGTCTACCAGCGGCAGGAGAAGCGGATCTTCTGCCAAACGGCGGCGGAGAGGAAACCTTCCCAAAGAGTCGGTGCAGGTGCTGAGGGACTGGCTGTACGAGCATCGCTTTAATGCGTATCCATCAGAACAGGAGAAACTGAGCCTGTCCGGACAGACACATCTCTCCGTctcacag ATCTGCAACTGGTTCATAAACGCACGTCGGAGGCTCCTGCCGGACCTGCTCCGGAAAGACGGCAAAGATCCCACTCAGTTCACAATGTCACGACGCACCAGCAAACCAGACAGATCCGCCTCCCCAGAATGCCACACCTCTTTGCCACGCCCCTCAGTCATTTGCCCCGCCCCCACACTGGATTTAAGACTGTTAGGCAATACTGCGACTGCAATTTTAGCAGGAGCCGGTTGCTTGCCATCATCTGGCAGCCAAGATGGAGGCGTTCAGGCTTTGATGCAGCTGGACACACGTGGTTTACTGAGACGAGAAGGTTTAACTAGATATCGGAGAGAAGATCATCACTTTACCAGTATCCCGTTGTCTAATACATCCCTCTCAAGTTTGAGTCCGATTGGAGTGCTTTTAAACACTCCACCTCCGACTCCTCCAGAACTTTGTCCTCAAGATTTCAGCGATCTGAAGCTTCTGGTGGACGCAGCATTACAGAGAGCCGAGCAAGAAAACAGGCAACAAAAAGAGCAAACCACAAAACCAAAGGAGAACTCAGGAGAACTCGTCCTGAATGACGACAGATCCATCTTAACACCTTCAAGGGATGAGTCTGAATCTACGACAGTGGAGAATGCAGTATTACCGGTGTCCATTCCTGTTATGAGCCACTCTTTCAGTGGTCTACCTGTTGATCTAAGCACGGATAATATTATTGGGAAGAATCTTCCAGAATCTGCGGGATTTTCATCATCTGGGATGTGGAGCGTCCGGGGGTCTGGTCCGGGATCCAGTGCAGTTTCACACACATGGGTTTCACAGTATGTGCGTAATACAGTCACAGAGGCGGTCAACTGA